A region from the Solibacillus sp. FSL H8-0523 genome encodes:
- the icd gene encoding NADP-dependent isocitrate dehydrogenase, translating into MTNKIVVENGKLIVPNTPVIPFIEGDGIGPDIWAAASRVIDAAVAKAYNGEKKIEWLEVLAGEKAFNQTGEWLPQDTLDKINEYLIAIKGPLTTPIGGGIRSLNVALRQQLDLYVCLRPVRHFEGVPSPVKRPEDVKMVIFRENTEDIYAGIEFEAGSEQAKKIIDFLQTEFGTKNIRFPETSGIGVKPVSQEGTHRLVRSAIEYAIKHNEPSVTLVHKGNIMKYTEGGFKKWGYELAETEFADQTFTWNQYDAIKAEQGEAAANAAQDAALAAGKILIKDSIADIFLQQILTRPNEFDVVATMNLNGDYISDALAAQVGGIGIAPGANINYVTGHAIFEATHGTAPKYAGQDKVNPSSVLLSGVLMLEHLGWQEAADMITNSVEKTISSKYVTYDFARLMDGATEVKCSEFATKLIENF; encoded by the coding sequence AACAAAATCGTAGTAGAAAACGGTAAATTAATCGTTCCAAACACACCAGTAATCCCATTCATCGAGGGTGACGGTATCGGTCCAGATATCTGGGCAGCAGCTTCTCGCGTTATCGACGCAGCAGTAGCAAAAGCTTACAATGGCGAAAAGAAAATCGAGTGGTTAGAAGTTTTAGCTGGTGAAAAAGCATTCAACCAAACTGGTGAATGGTTACCACAAGACACTTTAGATAAAATCAACGAATATTTAATCGCAATCAAAGGTCCTTTAACAACTCCAATCGGTGGCGGTATCCGTTCACTTAACGTAGCATTACGTCAACAACTTGACTTATATGTATGCTTACGTCCAGTACGTCACTTCGAAGGTGTACCTTCTCCAGTTAAACGTCCAGAAGACGTGAAAATGGTAATCTTCCGTGAAAACACTGAAGATATCTATGCTGGTATCGAATTCGAAGCTGGTTCTGAACAAGCTAAAAAAATCATCGACTTCTTACAAACAGAATTCGGTACAAAAAATATCCGTTTCCCAGAAACTTCAGGTATCGGTGTTAAACCAGTATCTCAAGAAGGTACTCACCGTTTAGTACGTTCTGCAATCGAGTATGCTATCAAGCATAACGAACCATCTGTAACTTTAGTGCACAAAGGTAACATCATGAAGTACACTGAGGGTGGATTCAAAAAATGGGGTTATGAATTAGCAGAAACTGAATTTGCTGATCAAACTTTCACTTGGAACCAATATGACGCTATCAAAGCTGAGCAAGGCGAAGCTGCTGCAAACGCTGCACAAGACGCTGCTTTAGCTGCTGGTAAAATCTTAATTAAAGATTCTATCGCTGATATCTTCTTACAACAAATCTTAACTCGTCCAAATGAGTTCGACGTAGTAGCTACAATGAACTTAAATGGTGACTATATCTCTGACGCATTAGCTGCACAAGTTGGTGGTATCGGTATCGCTCCAGGAGCTAACATCAACTACGTAACTGGTCACGCGATCTTCGAAGCTACTCACGGTACTGCTCCGAAATATGCTGGTCAAGATAAAGTAAACCCATCTTCAGTATTATTATCAGGCGTATTAATGCTTGAGCACTTAGGATGGCAAGAAGCTGCGGACATGATTACAAACTCAGTAGAGAAAACAATCTCTTCTAAATATGTAACTTATGACTTCGCACGTTTAATGGATGGCGCTACAGAAGTTAAATGTTCTGAATTCGCTACTAAATTAATCGAAAACTTCTAA